The proteins below come from a single Cannabis sativa cultivar Pink pepper isolate KNU-18-1 chromosome 3, ASM2916894v1, whole genome shotgun sequence genomic window:
- the LOC115711311 gene encoding calcium-dependent protein kinase 32, with the protein MSTNVASNHSGEDNSQNLIDPTRIPTTCKTSEEPIGPNKKGLELISEDRKSVLNVDQIQKLKHVLGERRSYIRGVGRISKRKSSIYYSQHIKQSLEKIQRLKKLEGLISEVQKQVQHITQKLQTKEHLPQHKKREEPIQTHAQMHSTRPSQIPPPPTPLQQAKPQPGHTTEEVVGNTVWEKLEEFCTSNELKRRALREIASYVEENDASIMKFFNRMDVTGRGKVNMDELIAGFKVSASPSIELIMNAGDVNEDGYLDFKEFVGIFVRLRIIGKDEKHIHIAFDFFDKNESGYIEIDELRHCFIDKFEENVEEVVEAIMEDVDIDKDGMISYDEFSAFMKYGTRKAERQCSSESGSTHSV; encoded by the exons ATGTCTACAAATGTTGCAAGTAATCACAGTGGAGAAGATAACAGTCAGAACCTAATAGATCCTACTAGGATCCCAACCACATGCAAGACCTCtg AAGAACCAATAGGTCCCAACAAAAAGGGTCTTGAGCTAATTTCAGAAGATAGAAAATCAGTTCTTAATGTTGATCAGATTCAAAAACTTAAACATGTGCTTGGTGAGAGGAGAAGTTACATTCGAGGGGTTGGCCGCATATCAAAACGTAAATCTTCAATCTATTACTCTCAGCACATTAAACAATCGCTTGAGAAAATACAAAGATTGAAAAAATTGGAGGGACTCATAAGTGAAGTGCAAAAGCAAGTTCAACACATTACTCAAAAGCTTCAAACCAAGGAACATTTACCACAACACAAAAAGAGAGAGGAGCCAATTCAAACTCATGCTCAAATGCATTCAACTAGGCCGTCTCAAATACCGCCACCACCAACACCATTGCAGCAGGCTAAGCCTCAACCCGGGCATACAACTGAGGAAGTAGTAG GTAATACAGTGTGGGAAAAGCTTGAAGAATTCTGTACAAGCAACGAGCTCAAGAGAAGAGCTCTCAGG gAAATTGCTAGTTATGTGGAAGAAAATGATGCTAGTATAATGAAATTCTTTAATCGTATGGATGTTACCGGTAGAGGAAAGGTTAACATGGATGAACTAATTGCTGGATTCAAAGTTTCAGCAAGTCCATCGATTGAACTCATAATGAATGCT GGTGATGTAAATGAGGATGGATATTTGGACTTTAAAGAATTTGTGGGCATATTTGTTAGGCTAAGAATTATTGGCAAGGATGAGAAACACATTCACATAGCCTTTGATTTTTTCGACAAAAACGAAAGTGGATACATAGAAATCGACGAGCTACGACATTGTTTCATTGATAAATTTGAAGAAAACGTTGAAGAAGTTGTTGAAGCCATTATGGAAGATGTAGACATTGATAAG GATGGAATGATAAGTTACGATGAGTTTTCTGCATTTATGAAATATGGTACAAGAAAAGCAGAAAGGCAGTGTAGTTCCGAGAGTGGTTCAACACACTCAGTTTGA
- the LOC115711060 gene encoding uncharacterized protein LOC115711060 — translation MSADIASYYSGDSDSLDPDPIRIPTMCESSAHEKNKGCDSSLGITLEKKKRKNKGQPHVVDRIQILKKVLGKRRGVGRLSKSQSTTRYTQTQVSTQQSLEKIQRLERLIIELQNQVQHISKKLPVEHCLPPDNKKEELIRKHGNMHSTRPSQHHMSHILGNGSVSSSQPLTSHSNIHGSQYQGQMSMPPLSQQPSSTPYYPNMYNSASQQLPPTPYQYPYMYGAPSQQPLPLYHYPNTYGFPLQQPMPPHHNPNTYGLPLQQPTPPYPNPNTYGLPLQQPTPPYHNPNTYGLPLQQPTPPYHNANTYGPPLQQPMPSDRNPNTYAPPSQQPMPSDHNPNTYAPSSQQPMPSDHNPNTHGLPLQQAPWPKVSDNAKDACPKSGHTTQKVEDHPELQNAKKAPKLYSLENLRARLKHFSTMNNFKKIVLRAMAHELLSVEEIHHMQKRFDFMDTTRRGRINLDELRIGLHKLGNHIPEAGVDMIMEAGDQNYKDGYMEYGEFAIISFYLKKMHSKDEFIDKAFEYFDYFECGSIGISELRIGLTHVVEEKNIEEVIEAIMQEVDTDKDGRISYDEFAAMMKMDPCS, via the exons ATGTCTGCAGATATTGCTAGTTATTATAGCGGAGATAGTGACAGTCTAGACCCAGATCCTATAAGGATCCCAACCATGTGCGAGTCTTCTG CTCATGAGAAGAACAAAGGTTGTGATTCTAGTCTTGGGATAACTTTAGAgaagaaaaagaggaaaaatAAGGGACAACCGCATGTAGTTGATCGGATTCAAATACTTAAAAAGGTGCTTGGTAAGAGGCGCGGAGTGGGGCGCTTATCAAAGTCTCAATCTACGACCCGTTACACTCAGACACAAGTGTCTACTCAACAATCGCTTGAGAAAATACAAAGATTGGAACGGTTGATAATTGAATTGCAAAACCAAGTCCAACACATTAGTAAAAAGCTTCCAGTTGAACACTGTTTGCCACCAGACAATAAAAAAGAGGAGCTAATTCGAAAGCATGGGAATATGCATTCAACTAGGCCGTCTCAACATCACATGTCTCACATACTTGGAAATGGATCTGTTTCATCTTCTCAGCCTTTGACAAGCCACTCTAACATTCATGGTTCTCAGTATCAGGGACAGATGTCTATGCCACCACTATCCCAGCAGCCTTCTTCGACGCCTTACTATCCCAACATGTATAACTCTGCGTCACAACAACTTCCTCCAACGCCCTATCAATATCCCTACATGTATGGGGCCCCATCGCAGCAGCCTCTGCCACTCTATCACTATCCCAACACATATGGTTTCCCATTGCAGCAACCTATGCCACCCCATCACAATCCCAACACATACGGGCTCCCACTGCAGCAGCCTACACCGCCTTATCCCAATCCCAACACATACGGGCTCCCATTGCAGCAGCCTACGCCACCCTATCACAATCCCAACACATATGGGCTCCCATTGCAGCAGCCTACACCACCCTATCACAATGCCAACACATATGGCCCCCCATTGCAGCAGCCTATGCCATCTGATCGCAATCCCAACACATATGCGCCCCCATCACAGCAGCCTATGCCGTCTGATCACAATCCCAACACATATGCGCCCTCATCACAGCAGCCTATGCCGTCTGATCACAATCCCAACACACATGGGCTCCCATTGCAGCAGGCCCCTTGGCCTAAAGTTTCGGACAATGCAAAAGATGCTTGTCCAAAAAGCGGGCATACAACTCAGAAAGTAGAAg ATCATCCTGAGTTACAAAATGCAAAGAAAGCTCCAAAACTATATTCTCTTGAAAATTTGAGGGCAAGGCTGAAGCATTTCTCTACAATGAACAACTTCAAGAAAATAGTTCTCAGG GCAATGGCTCATGAGCTTCTGTCAGTGGAAGAGATTCATCATATGCAGAAAAGATTTGATTTCATGGATACTACCAGAAGAGGAAGGATTAACTTGGATGAACTAAGAATCGGATTGCATAAGCTAGGAAATCACATTCCAGAGGCTGGTGTTGATATGATAATGGAAGCT GGTGATCAAAATTATAAGGATGGATATATGGAATATGGAGAATTTGCAATCATATCATTTTACCTAAAAAAGATGCACAGTAAGGACGAGTTCATTGACAAAGCTTTCGAATACTTCGACTATTTCGAATGTGGATCTATAGGAATTTCTGAGCTACGAATTGGGTTGACTCATGTtgttgaagaaaaaaatattgaagaagtCATTGAAGCCATTATGCAAGAAGTGGACACTGATAAG GATGGAAGAATAAGTTATGATGAGTTTGCTGCAATGATGAAGATGGATCCTTGCAGTTAA
- the LOC115711058 gene encoding putative disease resistance RPP13-like protein 1: MAVELVVGPVIAASVGFLLNKIVSSEGSSFLRGKKNSGFDGLLDKLKTTLLSLSEVLGDAEHKQMMRNPKVEEWLDMLKVAVEDAENLFEEIEYDALKHKVDAELKPNKTKVRKFYSSLNSTDKDRKTDMKNLLERLETFKEHMFILHLENRVEKIQSLKPPSISSIDDSEFFGRDYEKNLLKNLLLSEEIGREKICVIPIVGLGGIGKTTLAQAVYNDDEVKKHFEHKTWVCVSDEFDVCKVMKNVLEAVTRNVSTFESLNVMQEKIQEKLKDKKFLIVLDDVWCETFDLWDTMRVIFKVGAQGSKIIVTTRSQKVASIMGTTSFPHLNELNEEVCLELFVKIVSSNKEFNMVLDLKRIGKEVVQKCKGLPLAVKVIARLLCHTDVKQWERIAKSDVLDFAVREDNTLPAALRLSYHYLPSHLKRCFVYCAIFPKDYQFTKKEMVSLWMIFNLLEKQSSGNKTRDELGNEYFNDLVSRSFFQPCMNSKKGDCFVMHDLIVDLASFVSKEKFIFLDRNKLCGIELIKQARDIVVEGGSHMIFKSISQAACLHTFLCAGRSVKVPDELVQRFVEELLKLKHLRVLCLVCKRLVYELPESIGELRHLCYLRFGYTSSIELPKSFSMLYNLQTLIIDECLNLTKLPKNFHNLISLKHLDIVDCSKLCTLSTLGQLSALETLCIEGCKGIERVGVEFYGTTCTPFASLETLKFDGLENWKEWSMPNAEAFPKLTSLAIQRCGSLLGDLPFHLPSLTELDLLMCSKLCSSLPMMPNVSKVSIKFCRKLIEVLAANIYESFQELSIDLSDSESSIELLHIDSFPNIRTVEIDWYEDVESFLLFKSPINTLSTLSITGCHNITLLSDNNLCCPNLTQLELSNCSKLRFLFDKLPSVLPSLQELLIVDCQELESLPKFGLPLSLRKLKLVGCYKLFASRKKWNLQALSNLISFELGRYKGEDMVSFLEQGFLPTSLTSLTLTHLPYLKTLDDKGFQELTSLKELRLNECPELETLPVKGLPPSFEGTLPPSFKSFFMESCYLLKQKYEWKKEKAYDYGASQSSMMISCVPRPQATISIQSSAHQ; encoded by the coding sequence ATGGCTGTAGAGTTGGTAGTGGGACCTGTTATTGCTGCTTCTGTTGGGTTTTTGCTGAACAAGATCGTTTCTTCTGAAGGGTCAAGCTTCTTAAGGGGAAAGAAAAACTCTGGTTTTGATGGGCTTCTTGACAAGCTGAAGACAACATTGCTATCTCTTTCTGAGGTACTTGGTGATGCTGAGCATAAGCAGATGATGAGAAACCCCAAAGTTGAGGAGTGGCTGGACATGCTTAAAGTTGCTGTGGAAGATGCTGAGAACCTCTTTGAGGAAATTGAATATGATGCTCTCAAACATAAGGTGGATGCAGAGTTAAAGCCTAACAAAACCAAGGTAAGGAAATTCTACTCTAGTTTAAACTCAACTGATAAGGACAGAAAAACTGATATGAAGAATCTTCTTGAGAGGTTGGAAACTTTTAAAGAACACATGTTCATCCTTCATTTGGAAAACCGTGTGGAAAAGATTCAATCACTGAAACCACCCTCAATATCATCTATTGATGATTCTGAGTTTTTTGGTAGAGATTATGAAAAGAATCTTTTGAAAAATTTGTTGCTGTCAGAGGAGATAGGTAGAGAAAAGATATGTGTGATTCCAATAGTGGGCTTGGGTGGGATTGGTAAAACTACTTTGGCTCAAGCTGTTTATAATGATGATGAAGTTAAGAAACATTTTGAACACAAGACATGGGTTTGTGTATCAGATGAGTTTGATGTTTGTAAGGTAATGAAAAATGTGCTTGAAGCAGTAACTAGAAATGTTTCTACTTTTGAGAGCTTGAATGTGATGCAAGAGAAGATACAAGAAAAGTTGAAGGATAAGAAGTTCTTGATAGTTTTGGATGATGTTTGGTGTGAAACATTTGACTTATGGGATACAATGAGGGTGATTTTCAAAGTGGGAGCTCAAGGTAGTAAAATAATCGTCACAACAAGAAGTCAAAAAGTTGCATCCATCATGGGAACAACTAGTTTTCCCCATCTTAACGAGTTGAATGAAGAGGTTTGCTTGGAGTTATTTGTAAAGATTGTATCTAGCAATAAAGAATTCAACATGGTTTTAGACTTGAAAAGAATTGGCAAAGAAGTTGTTCAAAAATGCAAAGGTTTGCCATTAGCTGTGAAAGTAATTGCAAGGCTCTTGTGCCATACAGATGTTAAGCAGTGGGAGAGAATAGCAAAGAGTGATGTGTTGGATTTTGCAGTTAGAGAAGATAACACTCTTCCGGCAGCTTTAAGATTGAGTTACCATTATCTTCCATCAcatttaaaacgatgttttgtttATTGTGCCATATTCCCCAAGGACTATCAATTTACAAAGAAGGAAATGGTCTCATTGTGGATGATTTTTAATTTGTTGGAGAAGCAATCAAGTGGAAATAAAACAAGAGATGAACTGGGAAATGAGTATTTTAATGATTTAGTGTCGCGATCATTTTTTCAACCATGTATGAATAGTAAGAAAGGAGATTGTTTCGTGATGCATGATCTCATAGTTGACTTGGCTAGTTTTGtttctaaggaaaagtttatatttttagaCAGAAACAAGTTGTGTGGAATTGAATTGATAAAGCAAGCAAGGGATATTGTAGTTGAAGGTGGTTCTCATATGATATTCAAATCTATCTCTCAAGCAGCTTGTTTGCATACATTTTTGTGTGCGGGCAGATCTGTCAAGGTTCCAGACGAATTAGTGCAGCGTTTCGTGGAAGAATTGTTGAAGTTGAAGCATTTAAGAGTTTTATGTTTAGTTTGTAAGAGACTTGTCTATGAATTGCCTGAATCAATAGGTGAATTAAGGCACCTCTGCTACTTGCGTTTTGGTTACACTTCATCCATAGAGTTGCCCAAATCTTTTTCCATGTTGTACAATTTACAAACATTAATAATAGATGAATGTTTGAATCTCACTAAGCTCCCTAAAAATTTCCATAATCTAATTAGTTTGAAACATCTCGACATTGTTGATTGTTCTAAACTTTGTACATTGTCCACACTTGGGCAATTATCAGCTCTTGAAACTCTTTGCATTGAAGGATGTAAAGGAATAGAGAGAGTGGGTGTTGAGTTTTATGGGACTACTTGTACACCATTTGCATCATTGGAAACCTTGAAATTTGATGGACTGGAAAATTGGAAGGAATGGTCAATGCCAAATGCTGAAGCTTTTCCAAAGCTAACATCACTTGCTATACAACGGTGTGGAAGTCTCTTAGGAGACTTGCCTTTCCACTTACCATCTTTGACAGAGCTTGATCTTTTAATGTGCTCGAAGCTTTGTTCTTCGCTTCCAATGATGCCGAATGTCAGTAAAGTTAGTATCAAGTTCTGTAGAAAGCTTATAGAAGTTTTAGCTGCTAACATATACGAATCGTTCCAAGAGCTTTCCATTGACTTATCTGACTCTGAAAGCTCCATTGAATTGCTTCATATAGACTCCTTCCCCAATATCAGGACTGTCGAAATTGACTGGTATGAAGATGTGGAGTCTTTCTTGCTATTTAAAAGCCCCATAAACACTCTATCTACTCTTTCTATCACAGGATGCCATAACATCACATTATTATCTGATAACAACCTCTGTTGCCCAAATTTGACTCAACTGGAGCTCTCAAATTGCAGCAAATTAAGGTTTCTTTTTGATAAACTGCCTAGTGTTCTTCCTTCTCTACAAGAACTACTTATTGTTGATTGTCAAGAGTTAGAATCACTTCCTAAATTTGGGTTGCCTCTCAGTTTGCGTAAGCTCAAACTCGTAGGCTGCTACAAGTTGTTTGCATCTAGAAAGAAATGGAATTTGCAAGCACTTTCCAATCTGATAAGCTTTGAATTGGGAAGGTATAAAGGTGAAGATATGGTATCCTTTCTAGAGCAAGGGTTCCTGCCAACTAGTCTTACCTCCCTTACTCTTACTCATCTTCCTTATCTTAAAACCTTAGATGATAAGGGATTTCAAGAGCTCACATCCTTGAAAGAACTACGCTTGAATGAGTGCCCCGAATTGGAGACACTTCCAGTGAAAGGGCTGCCACCATCTTTTGAAGGTACACTGCCACCTTCATTCAAAAGTTTCTTCATGGAAAGTTGCTATTTACTGAAACAAAAGTATGAatggaagaaagaaaaagcatACGATTATGGAGCGAGCCAATCCAGTATGATGATTTCTTGTGTTCCTCGTCCTCAAGCTACAATCAGCATTCAGTCAAGTGCCCATCAATAA
- the LOC115711479 gene encoding uncharacterized protein LOC115711479 isoform X1 — MKLGSSSSFGCESLPLSAPKIINPRKSYYLSPVLRSASAASLSLSHSSSLLSLSHQSLSLVIGQQKAHEKKKGCDSSLGITLEKKKRKNKGQPHVVDRIQILKKVLGKRRGVGRLSKSHTTRYTKYTQTQVPIHTQQSLEKIQRLERLIIELQNQVQHISKKLPVEHCLPPDNKKEELIRKHGNMHSTRPSQHHMSHILGNGSVSSSQPLTSHSNIHGSQYQGQMSMLLPSQQPSSTPYYPNMYNSASQQLPPTPYQYPYMYGAPSQQPLPLYHYPNTYGLPLQQPTPPYHNPNTYGLPQQQPTPPYHNPNTYGLPLQQPTPPYHNANTYGPPLQQPMPSDHNPNTYAPPYSLENLRAKLKHFSTMNNFKKRALRAIAHELLSVEEIRNMQIRFHFMDTTRRGRINLDELRIGMHELEDHIPEAGVDMIMEAGDLNKDGYMDYGEFAIISFYLTKMHTKDEFIDKAFKYFDYLECGSIGISELRIGLTNVVEEKNIEEVIEAIMQEVDTDKDGRISYDEFAAMMKMDPCS, encoded by the exons atgaaaTTGGGTTCATCTTCTTCATTTGGTTGCGAATCTCTTCCACTCTCAGCCCCCAAAATCATAAACCCTAGAAAATCATATTACCTATCACCGGTGTTAAGGTCAGCCTCGGCCGCCTCTCTCAGCCTATCACACAG ttcctctcttctctctctctctcaccagTCCCTCTCTCTTGTCATTGGGCAACAAAAGG CTCATGAAAAGAAGAAAGGTTGTGACTCTAGTCTTGGGATAACTTTAGAgaagaaaaagaggaaaaatAAGGGACAACCGCATGTAGTTGATCGGATTCAGATACTTAAAAAGGTGCTTGGTAAGAGGCGCGGAGTGGGGCGCTTATCAAAGTCTCATACGACCCGTTACACTAAGTACACTCAGACACAAGTGCCTATTCATACTCAACAATCGCTTGAGAAAATACAAAGATTGGAACGGTTGATAATTGAATTGCAAAACCAAGTCCAACACATCAGTAAAAAGCTTCCAGTTGAACACTGTTTGCCACCAGACAATAAAAAAGAGGAGCTAATTCGAAAGCATGGGAATATGCATTCAACTAGGCCGTCTCAACATCACATGTCTCACATACTTGGAAATGGATCTGTTTCATCTTCTCAGCCTTTGACAAGCCACTCTAACATTCATGGTTCTCAGTATCAGGGACAGATGTCTATGCTGCTACCATCCCAGCAGCCTTCTTCGACGCCTTACTATCCCAACATGTATAACTCTGCCTCACAACAACTTCCTCCAACGCCCTATCAATATCCCTACATGTATGGGGCCCCATCGCAGCAGCCTCTGCCACTCTATCACTATCCCAACACATATGGGCTCCCATTGCAGCAGCCTACACCGCCTTATCACAATCCCAACACATACGGGCTCCCACAGCAGCAGCCTACGCCACCCTATCACAATCCCAACACATACGGGCTCCCATTGCAGCAGCCTACACCACCCTATCATAATGCCAACACATATGGCCCACCATTGCAGCAACCTATGCCATCTGATCACAATCCCAACACATATGCGCCCCCATATTCTCTTGAAAATTTGAGGGCAAAGCTGAAGCATTTCTCTACAATGAACAACTTCAAGAAAAGAGCTCTCAGG GCAATTGCTCATGAGCTTCTGTCAGTGGAAGAGATTCGTAATATGCAGATAAGATTTCATTTCATGGATACTACCAGAAGAGGAAGGATTAACTTGGATGAACTAAGAATCGGAATGCATGAGCTAGAAGATCACATTCCAGAGGCAGGTGTTGATATGATAATGGAAGCT GGTGATCTAAATAAGGATGGATATATGGACTATGGAGAATTTGCAATCATATCATTTTACCTTACAAAGATGCACACTAAGGATGAGTTCATTGACAAAGCTTTCAAATACTTCGACTATTTAGAATGTGGATCTATAGGAATTTCCGAGCTACGAATTGGGTTGACTAATGTagttgaagaaaaaaatattgaagaagtCATTGAAGCCATTATGCAAGAAGTGGACACTGATAAG GATGGAAGAATAAGTTATGATGAGTTTGCTGCAATGATGAAGATGGATCCTTGCAGTTAA
- the LOC115711479 gene encoding uncharacterized protein LOC115711479 isoform X2, with the protein MSADIASYYSGDSDYLDHLDPDPIRIPTMCESSAHEKKKGCDSSLGITLEKKKRKNKGQPHVVDRIQILKKVLGKRRGVGRLSKSHTTRYTKYTQTQVPIHTQQSLEKIQRLERLIIELQNQVQHISKKLPVEHCLPPDNKKEELIRKHGNMHSTRPSQHHMSHILGNGSVSSSQPLTSHSNIHGSQYQGQMSMLLPSQQPSSTPYYPNMYNSASQQLPPTPYQYPYMYGAPSQQPLPLYHYPNTYGLPLQQPTPPYHNPNTYGLPQQQPTPPYHNPNTYGLPLQQPTPPYHNANTYGPPLQQPMPSDHNPNTYAPPYSLENLRAKLKHFSTMNNFKKRALRAIAHELLSVEEIRNMQIRFHFMDTTRRGRINLDELRIGMHELEDHIPEAGVDMIMEAGDLNKDGYMDYGEFAIISFYLTKMHTKDEFIDKAFKYFDYLECGSIGISELRIGLTNVVEEKNIEEVIEAIMQEVDTDKDGRISYDEFAAMMKMDPCS; encoded by the exons ATGTCTGCAGATATTGCTAGTTATTATAGCGGAGATAGTGACTATCTAGACCATCTAGACCCAGATCCTATTAGGATCCCAACCATGTGCGAGTCttctg CTCATGAAAAGAAGAAAGGTTGTGACTCTAGTCTTGGGATAACTTTAGAgaagaaaaagaggaaaaatAAGGGACAACCGCATGTAGTTGATCGGATTCAGATACTTAAAAAGGTGCTTGGTAAGAGGCGCGGAGTGGGGCGCTTATCAAAGTCTCATACGACCCGTTACACTAAGTACACTCAGACACAAGTGCCTATTCATACTCAACAATCGCTTGAGAAAATACAAAGATTGGAACGGTTGATAATTGAATTGCAAAACCAAGTCCAACACATCAGTAAAAAGCTTCCAGTTGAACACTGTTTGCCACCAGACAATAAAAAAGAGGAGCTAATTCGAAAGCATGGGAATATGCATTCAACTAGGCCGTCTCAACATCACATGTCTCACATACTTGGAAATGGATCTGTTTCATCTTCTCAGCCTTTGACAAGCCACTCTAACATTCATGGTTCTCAGTATCAGGGACAGATGTCTATGCTGCTACCATCCCAGCAGCCTTCTTCGACGCCTTACTATCCCAACATGTATAACTCTGCCTCACAACAACTTCCTCCAACGCCCTATCAATATCCCTACATGTATGGGGCCCCATCGCAGCAGCCTCTGCCACTCTATCACTATCCCAACACATATGGGCTCCCATTGCAGCAGCCTACACCGCCTTATCACAATCCCAACACATACGGGCTCCCACAGCAGCAGCCTACGCCACCCTATCACAATCCCAACACATACGGGCTCCCATTGCAGCAGCCTACACCACCCTATCATAATGCCAACACATATGGCCCACCATTGCAGCAACCTATGCCATCTGATCACAATCCCAACACATATGCGCCCCCATATTCTCTTGAAAATTTGAGGGCAAAGCTGAAGCATTTCTCTACAATGAACAACTTCAAGAAAAGAGCTCTCAGG GCAATTGCTCATGAGCTTCTGTCAGTGGAAGAGATTCGTAATATGCAGATAAGATTTCATTTCATGGATACTACCAGAAGAGGAAGGATTAACTTGGATGAACTAAGAATCGGAATGCATGAGCTAGAAGATCACATTCCAGAGGCAGGTGTTGATATGATAATGGAAGCT GGTGATCTAAATAAGGATGGATATATGGACTATGGAGAATTTGCAATCATATCATTTTACCTTACAAAGATGCACACTAAGGATGAGTTCATTGACAAAGCTTTCAAATACTTCGACTATTTAGAATGTGGATCTATAGGAATTTCCGAGCTACGAATTGGGTTGACTAATGTagttgaagaaaaaaatattgaagaagtCATTGAAGCCATTATGCAAGAAGTGGACACTGATAAG GATGGAAGAATAAGTTATGATGAGTTTGCTGCAATGATGAAGATGGATCCTTGCAGTTAA